The following proteins are co-located in the Phragmites australis chromosome 10, lpPhrAust1.1, whole genome shotgun sequence genome:
- the LOC133930880 gene encoding pre-mRNA splicing factor SR-like 1, translated as MEIQSSGRPVDVLMEKVLSVNILSSDYFKELYRFKTYHEVVDEIYHQVDHVEPWMTGNCRGPSSAFCLLYKFFTMKLTVNQMHGLLKHPDSPYIRAIGFLYLRYVAEPKTLWTWYEPYIKDDEEFSPGSNGKMTTMGVYVRDLLLGQYYFDSILPRVPLPILRQVTGHLEKLKLPTKQSGMTGDSNRHESNDTARRPPSVKASLSVSFGQRAPHRASTRDSSPVRRTLPSKQERERSYDGDHARSSPRKRRSRSRERGHDSDRDRSDRDRGRYKDRDHDRHTRDHRDQDQRRSSYSDRDGERRGRERRDRDSDRNGRSSTRRSRSRSRSPVRGRTDSDKPRSSPFGKAPEPSNLAKLKDLYGDATNTKNDADDDRAHRGSGTEEVIRLGGARWR; from the exons ATGGAGATCCAGTCGTCCGGCCGGCCCGTCGACGTGCTGATGGAGAAGGTGCTGTCCGTGAACATCCTCTCCTCGGACTACTTCAAGGAGCTCTACAGGTTCAAGACCTaccacgaggtcgtcgacgagATCTACCACCAGGTGGACCACGTCGAGCCCTGGATGACCGGCAACTGCCGCGGTCCCTCCAGCGCCTTCTGCCTCCTCTAcaagttcttcaccatgaaGCTCACCGTCAACCAGATGCACGGGCTGCTCAAGCACCCGGACTCTCCTTACATCAGAGCT ATTGGATTTCTGTACCTGCGATATGTTGCAGAACCAAAGACATTATGGACTTGGTATGAACCCTACATTAAAGATGATGAG GAGTTCTCCCCTGGATCCAATGGTAAAATGACTACAATGGGTGTTTACGTGCGTGATCTCCTCCTTGGTCAG TACTATTTCGACAGTATTCTTCCACGAGTGCCTCTCCCAATTCTGCGACAGGTCACTGGCCATCTTGAGAAGTTGAAGCTCCCAACAAAGCAGTCAGGGATGACAGGAGATTCTAATAGGCATGAGTCAAATGATACTGCCCGAAGGCCTCCTTCCGTAAAAGCTTCTTTGTCTGTCTCTTTCGGTCAGCGTGCTCCACACCGTGCATCCACAAGGGACTCGTCCCCAGTCCGAAGGACATTACCTTCCAAACAGGAAAGGGAAAGAAGTTACGATGGTGATCATGCTAGATCATCACCAAGGAAGCGCCGAAGTCGGAGTCGTGAGCGTGGTCATGATTCTGATAGGGACCGTTCAGATCGTGACCGTGGCAGGTACAAGGATAGGGATCATGATCGACACACTCGTGATCACAGAGACCAGGATCAGCGTCGGTCCAGCTATTCAGATAGGGATGGTGAGAGGCGAGGCCGTGAAAGGAGGGACAGGGATTCTGATAGAAATGGACGCTCAAGCACCCGCAgaagcaggagcaggagcaggagtccAGTCCGTGGcagaactgatagtgataaacCTCGCTCTAGCCCATTTGGTAAGGCACCAGAGCCATCCAACTTGGCAAAGCTGAAGGATTTATATGGTGATGCAACAAATACAAAGAATGATGCGGATGATGATAGAGCTCACAGGGGTTCTGGAACCGAAGAGGTAATCAGACTGGGAGGCGCTAGGTGGAGGTGA